One window of the Klebsiella sp. WP3-W18-ESBL-02 genome contains the following:
- a CDS encoding MDR family oxidoreductase yields MQALILDQQDGKTIAAVKAVDDSLLPQGNVTVDIQWSSLNYKDALAITGKGKIIRNFPMVPGIDFAGTVHASDDARYTPGQPVLLTGWGVGENHWGGLSERARVNGDWLVPLPAGLDGRKAMIIGTAGFTAMLCVMALEDAGVRPDDGEIVVTGASGGVGSTAIALLHKLGYQVAAVSGRESTHNYLRALGANRILSRDEFAETRPLEKQIWAGAVDTVGDKVLAKVLAQMNYGGCVAACGLAGGFALPTTVMPFILRNVRLQGVDSVMTPAARRAEAWKRLVVDLPESFFAQSATEIALEDAPRFADKIINNQIQGRTLVKIA; encoded by the coding sequence ATGCAGGCACTCATCTTAGATCAGCAGGATGGCAAAACCATCGCCGCAGTGAAGGCCGTTGACGACAGTCTGCTGCCGCAGGGTAACGTCACCGTGGATATCCAGTGGTCCAGCCTGAACTACAAAGACGCGCTGGCCATTACCGGCAAAGGAAAGATTATCCGTAACTTCCCGATGGTGCCGGGTATCGACTTCGCCGGTACGGTGCACGCCAGCGACGACGCGCGCTATACCCCGGGTCAGCCGGTTCTGCTGACCGGTTGGGGCGTGGGCGAAAACCACTGGGGCGGGCTGTCCGAGCGCGCACGCGTCAACGGCGACTGGCTGGTGCCGCTGCCGGCAGGTCTTGATGGGCGTAAGGCGATGATCATCGGTACTGCGGGCTTTACCGCCATGCTCTGCGTCATGGCGTTAGAAGACGCGGGCGTGCGTCCTGACGACGGGGAAATCGTGGTGACCGGCGCCAGCGGCGGCGTGGGCAGCACCGCGATCGCCCTGCTGCACAAGCTGGGTTATCAGGTGGCGGCGGTTTCCGGGCGAGAAAGCACTCACAACTATCTGCGCGCGCTCGGCGCAAACCGTATTCTGAGCCGCGATGAATTTGCCGAAACCCGTCCGCTGGAAAAACAGATTTGGGCCGGTGCCGTGGATACGGTTGGCGACAAAGTGCTGGCGAAAGTACTGGCGCAGATGAACTACGGTGGCTGCGTTGCGGCCTGCGGCCTGGCGGGCGGTTTTGCCCTGCCGACTACCGTCATGCCGTTTATTCTGCGCAATGTCCGTCTTCAGGGCGTCGACTCGGTCATGACGCCAGCGGCGCGGCGCGCTGAAGCCTGGAAGCGTCTGGTTGTCGACCTGCCGGAATCGTTCTTTGCGCAGAGTGCGACGGAGATAGCGCTCGAAGACGCACCGCGCTTCGCCGACAAAATCATTAACAACCAGATTCAGGGCCGTACGTTGGTCAAAATCGCCTAA